Within bacterium, the genomic segment CCAGATATCACCCTGGGCACCTACGAACGCGATTCCCAGTTCCGGGTCGACCGTGCGGGCTGCGCCCCACTCGATCAACTCATAGAACGTGGAGCAGGACACGACGACGGAAATGACCAGGGAAGCGCGCAGCCAGATACGGCGCTGGAGCACCCGGCTGAGCAGTTCCCAGACGGCCGGGGCGATCAGGAGGCCGAAACTGAAGTGCACCAGGCGGTCGTAGTGGTTGCGCTCGCTTTCCAGGGCGCTCCACCAGGAGGCGTAAGGCACCCGCGAGTAGTTGTAGTGGCTTCCTACTTCGTGGAAGGCGAGGAAGACGAGAAGCAACAACACCGAAGTGTAGGAGAGGCGATGGTGCTTTCGTCCCAGCACGAGGAAGAGGCCGAAGGGTATGGAGATCACGTTCTCCAGAAGCCAGTCGGCACGGCTGTGGGGCGCCCACGCGAGCAGGACGAACTCGCCAAAGAGGAGCGCCGTGGCCCACCAGGGGAACGGCATGGCCGTCTCACGGGTCGTTGCTGTGGAAGGCACGTCAGCGAGAGAGTGCAACAAGCAGACCCGCTTTGGCTACGAACCCGAGACGATCGCCCGGGCCACCGCCCCAAGCCGCCCCAGACATGGGGCAGCAGGTCACCCGGTCTGGGCTTCCTTCAATCGTCTTCGGCGTTTCGCATCGAGCGTTGGACGAGGCCGTCGAGCGCGGACGAGAAACGCGACCGGTCGCGCTCGGAGAGCGGAGGCGGTCCGCCGGTCATCACGCCGCCTTCGCGCAGCTGGGCCTTCAAGTCGCGCGTGGCGAGCGCACTTCCGATCGAATCTTCCGTGAACGGCCTTCCGTTCGATCCCACGACCGCCGCTCCCTTTTCGAGGCAGCGCGCAGCGAGCGGTACGTCGGCCGTGACCACTACGTCGCCGGCCTGCACGTTCTCGGCGATCCAGTCGTCGGCGACATCGGGGCCTTCCTCGACGACGATCAGTTGGGCGCCGAGGTCCTCGGGAACGAACATGCGGGAGTTCG encodes:
- a CDS encoding YaiI/YqxD family protein, which gives rise to MIAIFVDADACPVKDEVYVVATRYGLPVAVVANSRMFVPEDLGAQLIVVEEGPDVADDWIAENVQAGDVVVTADVPLAARCLEKGAAVVGSNGRPFTEDSIGSALATRDLKAQLREGGVMTGGPPPLSERDRSRFSSALDGLVQRSMRNAEDD
- a CDS encoding DUF2238 domain-containing protein, giving the protein MPSTATTRETAMPFPWWATALLFGEFVLLAWAPHSRADWLLENVISIPFGLFLVLGRKHHRLSYTSVLLLLVFLAFHEVGSHYNYSRVPYASWWSALESERNHYDRLVHFSFGLLIAPAVWELLSRVLQRRIWLRASLVISVVVSCSTFYELIEWGAARTVDPELGIAFVGAQGDIWDAQKDTALALLGSWIATGVLWVRLLWQKPEPR